In Andreesenia angusta, the following are encoded in one genomic region:
- a CDS encoding thiamine diphosphokinase, with protein MRYILISNGDFAAETAGKIDWNESVKICVDGGARHFKELGIDPDMIIGDLDSADRDTVDYFRDRGVEVLRHPSKKDKTDTEIAVEYALENGASEILLLGSTGSRVDHMMGNINLLHRLKAQNISAKMVDAENEISIISGEYELEMDENYKYISLIPYGGEVKAVTLRGFEYELTERDFTVSDTLGISNEIASGRAHISIGSGEMMLIKSR; from the coding sequence ATGAGATATATACTGATTTCTAACGGGGACTTTGCGGCTGAGACTGCCGGGAAAATAGATTGGAACGAGTCTGTAAAGATCTGTGTAGATGGAGGAGCGAGACATTTCAAAGAGCTCGGGATAGATCCTGATATGATAATAGGGGATCTTGACTCGGCAGATAGAGATACTGTCGATTACTTCAGAGATAGAGGGGTGGAGGTTTTGAGACATCCCTCTAAAAAAGACAAGACCGACACAGAAATAGCTGTGGAATACGCCCTTGAAAACGGAGCCAGCGAAATTCTGCTTCTAGGCTCTACAGGATCTAGAGTGGACCATATGATGGGAAATATAAATCTGCTGCATAGGTTGAAGGCCCAGAACATATCGGCCAAGATGGTGGATGCAGAAAATGAGATAAGCATAATCTCCGGGGAGTACGAGCTGGAGATGGATGAAAACTACAAGTACATCTCTCTGATTCCATACGGAGGCGAAGTGAAAGCCGTGACGCTTAGAGGCTTTGAATACGAGCTCACAGAGCGGGACTTCACGGTTTCGGACACGCTGGGCATAAGCAATGAAATAGCAAGTGGTAGAGCCCATATAAGCATAGGCTCTGGAGAGATGATGCTCATAAAGTCCAGATAA
- the rpmB gene encoding 50S ribosomal protein L28, with amino-acid sequence MAKFCEVCGKGKISGHLVTFSNRKSNRTWSPNVRKVKAIVDGSPKRVNVCTRCLRSGNVERAI; translated from the coding sequence GTGGCAAAATTCTGTGAAGTTTGTGGAAAAGGTAAAATATCGGGACATCTAGTTACTTTCTCTAACCGTAAAAGCAATAGAACTTGGTCGCCAAACGTGCGTAAAGTTAAAGCTATAGTTGATGGATCTCCAAAGAGAGTCAACGTATGTACAAGATGCTTAAGATCTGGTAATGTAGAAAGAGCAATATAA